The sequence below is a genomic window from Sebastes fasciatus isolate fSebFas1 chromosome 18, fSebFas1.pri, whole genome shotgun sequence.
AAACCACCAGCACATCATTGTCTTTTCTAAATAAATGACTTACTAATATTAATCgaattaaattaattatctACATAGATTTTCTGTGGAACTCCACCCCACTGGTGAAGTAACTGAGTACACAGCCACTGTTGCCTACGAACTCCTCAGGGAGGGACAAGAGGGCCGGCATAAGGTTGACTCTGTGAAGTTTGTTCTGAGGGCTGAAGGTAATTtacaatattgaaaaaaaattctgatttaTCACTAGCTCAATTTTGAAAAGCTCTAACATTTAGTGGAATTCCGCAATATGAATTTGGTTGGTCAACAACAGGTGCAGAGCCCACTGAAGCCAGAGCAATCATGAAATATAACAGAAGAAAGAATGTCATCACAGCTGATATCCAGATCCCTGACTACGATGTGGAGGCTGGACTCAGGCTGGGTGTTGTTGATGGAAACACCAAGGGCAAAGGAACTCACTCCATCTCTCTTGACTTGATAAACAAGAACATCCCTCAGCTCTCCCTGGTTAGCCGTGCCAAGTAAGAAATCAACCATAAACCCTCATGATATTAATGTCACCCTCATCATTAAGAGTATGGTAACTCACTGGCACATTTTTTCAGTCTGAAGGCCATGAAGGAAGGTATGCTGCAAGTCCAGCTTCTTGTCCCCTCAATCAATGCTGATGCCACCGTCACAGCTAACATGAAACGTGATGAAGAATTGGAATTGGAGCTCAAGAGTGAAATCAAGATAATGGCCGCCACCTCTGAGCAGAAAATCGCAATGAAATATGGTAATTTTCCAGGAACCCTTCTTTCAGAATATTACATAACAATTGCTTGCTTCTTGGACCGGAGCGTATGAACCTGGGTCACATCCTAAATGTAACTACATCTGGCATTTTCAGAACTGTGGTAAAAATTTGGGACCCAAAATATGGGTCTATTTTGTCTGAGAGAAAATGCcaaattatattttgttttagagTAATTTTATTCCCAGATTACGTCTAACCTGGGGATTAGAGGAATATTTCTTCATGTCTCGAAATTAAATTCATTGTTCTCTATTGTTGCAGATGCCAGCAAGTTTGAGGTTGAGTTCAAGTCTGATGTGAACACTGACACCACCAGTTTGCCAACTGCTGATATGGTTGAGCAGTATGGCAACCAACTTCTTGACATGCAGTTGGGGCAGACTGACATGAAAGTCCGTCACATCTTCAAGAAGTTTGTGGAGGTATGCATCTTGAATTTAGCaattattcacattttttgGGCAAAAAATGTGGAGCATGCATAAAACACTGGTTGTCCTTTTCTTAGGCAGCAAACAGCTACATGGAAAAGTATGGTGCTGATATCCCTTACATTCAGAACTTCAGAGTGCCTGATATGCCTGAGATTTCCCTGCCAGAGACACTGTTCCTGAAAAAGTAAGTGTGAACAACTCTGAGGTAAATGTTTAAATTATCTATTTTTCCCCAAAACATTTATGCATTTTACTTTTGTCTTTATAACAGTGAGGCAAAGGCTGTCTACTACCTCAACAATGAGCGCTTCACCATTACTATCCCTCTGCTTCTTGGAGGAAAGTCAACAAAAGAGTTTAACTTCCCACCAGCTTTGACCACACCTAGTGTGTCTCTACCCCAGTTTGGACTGGAGATTGTCTCCATGGAAATTCCGATCCCAGACCTTGTTGTCCCTAAGAGCCTTACTCTGTCCATTCCTCTTTTTGGCAAAGCTGAGGTTTCAACTCTGATGAAGAGCAACTTATATGACATGGAAGCCTCAATGGCTGCCGGCAAAGACGTAGTGGAGGCCGCAAGCTACTCAGCTAAGTTTGATGTGAAAGGAACCTCTCCACTTGACATCCTCTCAATAAATATTGAAGGTATTTCATAGTTAATATTCATGAATTTAAGAtgtgttacattgttattgacTCACAGTGTTGTTCACTTCCAATGATGTGAAACAATGTCATTTCAGTTCCAATGTTACAGTGTTCCCTgataaatgtattgattttcaAATTATCaatcatttttcttcttttgtgttttatttaggaTCTGGAATGTTGGCCACCACTGATTCCATCAAGGCCCATTTGAAAAGCTCTTTGACTCATAAATTCCTTGAAGCCAGTGTTAGTATCATTGAGGATGCAACCATCACAgacaaaatcaatttgaaatCAAGTAGCAAGATTGAAGCCAAAAGCCCATTTGGTCTCAATATTGCACTAGAGCACACTGGCATGACTGGAATCAACACTGAAGAGATCTCTGCTGATAGCAACTTTGACGGAAGGTTCACGGCTGGACCCATGTATGGCAAGACCATATCAAGCCAGTCATTCTCCATCTTTCCATTCAGGCCAGAAGCAAAGATTGATTCTTCTGTGCAGGTTGACTCCACCATTCTTAAGGCCCAGAACACAATTGCAGCAACACTTGCCAATGGTGAATTCTCAGTTGTATCTAACACCAATGCCTTTGAAGACCTCTTGACCCATGTTGCTGAGCTTTCCTTCAAGGAGAGCAAGCTGTCACTGAAATGTAATGCAAATGCCCTTGCTCTTGGCATGAAGATCCGCAACCAGGCTGAAGcctctgctggtgctggtgAAGTTGTCATGAGAATGGAGACAAATGCAGACAACTCTGAAAACCGTGTTTACTCTCTGCTGACTGCCTCTCTTGATGTCACTGGTTTGGCTGTTAACAGCGATGCCACTGTGAAGCTCCTTGAAAATGAGGCTACTCACAAGGCAACTCTTAAAATGAACAAGGATGGTTTGACCACAAGTGGAACAACCACCCTTCAGAGCCCCCTGTCCCTGGAAAACACCTTCAATGCTGGGCTTGATGCTTCAAGAGCTACTCTATCCATTACCAACAAGGCTGCAATGCGTGACATCAAGGTTGATAATACCAACACTATGACCATTACTCTCTTTAGTCTTGACTTCAACTCAAAGGCTGAAGCCACTGCCAGTGAATATGCCTCTTACACTCATGATATCACCATCGACCTGAAACCCTACACTGCCTCTGCAAATGTTAATAACAACCTGAATCTTCTGGAGGCCAACTTCATTAATGACGCTCAGCTCCAGGCCGAGCTTTACAAGATGGACCTGACTGGAAACCTGAAAGCCATCTATGGCGAGGAAGAGATCAAGCACACTTACCAGGTAAATTATGCTGATATGACAGCTAACGCAAAGTGCAGCACCACTGGTAAACTCTTTGGAACTCACACGAATCAAAACACAGAGCTTGAGATTGTCGGCCTTGCTGCCAGGATCACCAACGATGCTCGCTTCAACTCACAGCCAATGCGCTTTGACCACACCATCCGTTGCAGCATTGTTCCTTTTGATTTCAACCTTGATGCCatttttaatgctgatggagACATGATTATGTATGGAAAGCATAGCGCCCAGCTCTATGGCAAGCTCCTCCTTAAAGCACAACCCCTGGCTTTTGCTAGCTCAAATGAATGCAGAGCATCAGTAAACCAGCAGCTAGATAACGGTTTTGCTCTTGAGACCACATTTGACAACAAGATGGATACTGTTCTGTCACTCCAAGAGCAGAAGACCAGTTTTAGAATGAAGTCTAAAATGAATGAGCATGCCTTTAATCAGGACATGAGTATTTACAACACTGCTGAGAGAACTGGAATTGAGGTTTCTGGCACCATCCTCACAAACATGCTCAATGCAGACTCCACAGAGAACCAGGAATTCACCATCTCTTCCTTCCTCAAGTATGACAAGAACACAGATTGTCAAATAATTCAGTTCCCTCTAATTGAAAATCTgcccgcagtcttggaaagcaTCAAGGGCATTGTTGTGCGTGTTGCAGAGGCACTACAAGACTACATCAACAATGAGGAGATAAGGGCTAAACTTGAGGCTCTTCCCCAGTATGTAAGTGACTTTGTTTCTCAACTGAATTTAGAAGGCAATGTCGTTCAGCTGAAGGAGTATTTCAATGATCTTACCCAAGATTATGTCATCTCCATGGAGGATGTAGAAGCCTCTTTGACAAACCTGAAGGCTACTGTTGAAAAACTGCTGGCTGATCTCACACTTTACATCCAAAACTTTGCTGGTATGGTGAAAGAGATCATTGTAAGTGGCACCCTGCCTGAAACCCTTATTCAGAAGATCCAGGAACAGCTGAATGCCATCAACGAGCAGTATGACATCAAGGCATTGGTTGTGTATGTGATTGATACCATGAGGGAGATGATCCAGCAGATCGACTTGGAAAAACTCAAGGGCAGCAGCATCGCATTCCTGAGTGATATTGATTCCAAGTATGAAGTCAAGGCCAAACTACAGACAATTATTAGTGACATGAAACAAATAATTGAGACCTTTGACATGCAGAAATTTGTTGTTGACCTGAAGGAGTACATTTCATCCATCAACTTTAAAGCTTACATCGAGAAACTCGTGAGTCAGATTCCCACAGATATTCTCAGCGATATAACAAATTACATCAAGGGAATGATTCAGGACCTTGACATCCTCGGTAAGATCAACACATTCTATGCCAAGATGAGAGAGTTGATTGTAAAGTTTGAGGCTGACAAAAAGGTTCAGGCTGTCTTGGAAAAGACTGTTGAGCTCATCAAACTGTTCAAAATTGAGGAATCTATCAGGGCTGTAGCCAACATGGTGAAGGATGCAGACATCCCTACCAAATTCTTGCAAGTCTTCCAGGGTGCTATTGACTACTTGAAAACAACTGAGGTTAAGGATATGATTGATGATCTGAATAAGTATATTGAAACAATTGTGCAAAAGCTGAGGTCATTGGAGTACAATAACGTTGTAGATTATGCCAATCAAATTATTGCTGAGTACACAGTTAACGTGAATGAGCTGATCAGGACTCTTGAAATCCCCCAGAAACTTGAGGCAACAAGAGATTTTGTCAATCTTGTCTTATCCTCTGTTAAAGGCCTTATGGAAAACCTGAGAGAAATCAAAGTTGCAGAAATGATTAAATCTGTAAAGGATATCATTGACACAGTTGTGCTTGACAACCTTAAGAGTTTTGCTGAATTTATAAAACAGGGAATTACAAATCTGGATGTCAAAGCTGAGATTAACTCTTATCTGGGCCTCGTAAGCAGTTGCTACACTAAGGTCATCAACATCGTCACTGATATATTCACCAATACGGTTGAGATGATTAAGAGCCTGGCACCTGAGCAAAAATTCATCAGCGAGATTCAACAGATCATTGAAGGGCTCATTATGCAACTTAAGAAAGTTGAGTTGAATACGCCATCCTTCAACATTCCTCTCACTGATCTTGTTGTGCCCACTGTGAAGTTTAGCATGGATAAGCTTGAGCAGTTTGAAATCCCAACACAGCTGGACATCCCTGAGTTCACCATCCTGGGTTCCTACACTGTGAACGCCATCACAATTTCCTTTGATGACATCAAGCAGAGAATCATTGAACTTCTTGATTTCATTGGAAACTTTGAGATCAAAATGCTTGATGTGGATGCTTTCTTTGGAGATCTGACCATGAACTACCTTCCTTCAATGCCTGAGATGACTTTCCCAGAAATCACCCTTCCTGAGATCTCATTCCCTACCATCCCACAAGTTCCTGTAGAAAAGCTTGTCAAGTCTCTTCAGGTTCCTGAGATCACACTACCAACCATTCCAAATCAGATTATGATCCCATGCTTTGGTAAACTCTATGGTGAGATCAAATTGCAAACTCCCATCTACACTGTCAAGACTTCTGCTGAGTTCCAGAACTCCACTGATAATGAAATGACACCTCAGTTCACTGGATTCCTTACTTCCCAGGCCACATCTCCAAGTTTTGAAATTCTTAATTACAAACTTGACTCCACTGCTCGTATTGCAATCCCCAAAATGAGTCGTGTTGTCCTTGCAGAGACTCTTAAGTTCAACCACCTTGCTCTTGGAGTGGAACATCAGGCATCTGTAACTCTCTATGGCATATCAGCCCAGGCCCAAGGCAAAACTACAATTAAGGTTATCTCTACACCTTACACTGCTGACTTCATGAACACAGCCTTTTTAACTAATGAAGAAGGAATGTCTGCCTCTTTCGATACAACTTACAATCATCAAGTGGACCTCTCTATTGTCAATTTCAGGAGTGAGGCCACTGTAACCCAGAAAGTAAGTGCTCTCCAAGATGGCTACACCCTCACTCTAACAGTTGACAATTCAGGCACTGGCAAATTCAATGCTGATGATGGCACCCACAAAAGCAACTTGCAATTGTCACTAACTCCCAGTATTATGACACTAACTGTCTCTGGTGACACAGACTCTCCCATCTTAAAGATGAAACAGCAAATTACTGCTGAATCTGGCACCCTTTCCTACTTCAAGTTTAATATCCGCAATGAGGCAGAGACACCAGTCATTAAGAACAGTCTTGTTGTGGCAACTGGACATGCCAACCTTTATGATATGAAAGCTGAGCTGAAAGCAAGCCATGACACAGAACTGTATGGTTCAGTCAGTGGAGTCCTGTCCAATGGAATCAGCATTGTAGTCCGTCCGGTCGAGTTTGTCATTGAATTCCAAAACAAAGGAAATGGCAAGGTCACCATTTTTGAAAGTCTGATTGCTAAAATAGATCTGCAGAATGATTACTCAGCCACCTTCAAACCTACCAGCCAACAGATCAACACAGTAGCTGTGGCTCGTCTTAATCAGTACAAAATGTTCTACAACTTCACTGTTGACAATAATGAAAAGGAGGCTAGCATCTTTGCTAAAATGGAAAGCGAGGCCAATCTTGACTTCCTGACATACCCCTTCAGCATTCCTGAGATTAACCTGCCTTTTGTAGACTTCAATACTCCAGCTATCAGTGATCTGAACTTGTATGAGCAGACTGGATTGAAGAACATTTTGACTACCACTGAGCAGTCTGTGGACATGGATGCCAAGATTGTTTACCAGAAAAGCCAGGCTGCCCCCCTTGTTGATATGATGGGTCTGATCCAGATTCCCTCTGTGGGTAACTTGATCACAGAGCTATCTGTCAAGTCTGCCATCATTAATTTGAGTGTCAATTCTGGACTGTATGCTGATGATGATCTTGTGTTCCGCCTGGGAGCTATCACAGCCTCTGTGTTTGAGGGTCTAAAAGCCAAACTTGATGGCACAACCAGTCTGACCACCAAGAGAGGAATCAAGTTGGCCAATTCCCTGTCCCTTGAAAATCGTCACATTGAAGGCACTCATGACAGCACTCTCAGTATGAGTACTGAGACTTTTGAAACTTCCGTCTCTGTGGCTACAGTTGCAAAGATTGCCCTGCCTATACTCAACCTGGAGGTAAACCAAAATTTGGTTGCAGACaccaaaaccaaagcaaatgcTGTCTCTACCTTGAGGATGAAGGGTGATTTCAACCTCCCTGTGATCATGGCTGTTGGAAAGGCCGATGCAGACCACAGTCTGAAGCTGGAAGGAAGCCTTGAGGATGTTTCCATGGAGTCATCTACTAAGGCCAACATGGACGGCACAGTGCTTGAAGACTATTTACTTTTGGGAGTCCTGGATAATGACATGAATCTGTATCTGAATAAAGATGGCCTACGCTCCACCTCCAAGGTCATTGCTGATGCCAAGCTTAACCAAGGTACCACCAAAGTCATTGGCATGGATGTAAATGAGAATCTCGCTGTTGAAGCCTCCCTGAGCCGTGTGTATGCAGTGCTGAAGTATACTGGCAACAACGAGGCAAACCTGTTCAATTTCAACACCAACGGGAAGCATGTTGTCCAGGCTACCATTGATCTTGCCCCAACATCTTCCTTGACTGCTGATATTGAGATTGATATATCTCAGCCAAGCAGCTTAGGTGACTTCACCATCTTTGAGAAAACTGTTGCTGAGGTGAACGCCGCCAAGCAGAAGATCTCTACCAATGGCAAGTTTGTCAGCCCATTGCACACCACGAACCTGGCAGTGGTAGTAGACAGCGACGCTCCTGGCTTCAAAGTCACCTTCAAGTCCTCTGCCACTTCTGTCATTGTGCTCTTTGAATATGACATGGATGGTGAGTTGATCAAATTCCCTTTACgcatttatctgttttatgtGAGCAAGCATTGTTGAGCACTAAATcttacaaaacattttttttaatagctTCTACTACTGTGAACTTTGAAAATGAAGCTCTGAACATGGTCAGCAAAGCTGTCCTGACACACGCTGACATGACCATCGATGTCAATCATGTCATTACCCAAGCCCTGAGGTAACGTTCTGCATTTGTTTTACATTGTATGTTGAATAATTACTTCTGACATTCAAAGTTTAAAGTAATTAACTCCTTTCCATCACATTTTAGGAGAAAGCGCCAGGCTGATGACGGGTAAATATTCAATCAACAGTTTCTCTACATTTTCGTCTTGATCATTTATATTAATGTGTATGAATCAGATTTCTTCATATTAAGTATCAGTTCAAGAATTAATCATggatttttatttgaaatgcaTTCTTTCTCTTCCAGTTACTCTCGTCACACCCTGAATGTGGACATCACCAGTCCTACTTTCACTGATGCGAACGCTCGTTATGCTGCTCGCAGAGATGGTATCACTACCTCACTATCTACCCCATCCACTGGCTTCCTGGGCCTTCAGGTCAATGGCAGAGTCCCATCTCAGATGATGGCAAGAGTCTATGGCCGTTATCCTGTGAGTATCACTAACATTACCTTTTTGATACAATGGCAAGCTAAATACCAAAATCATAATATaactaaaataatattttattttatttcattttattaaacAGTCTGCCCCAGAGGTTGATGTTGACATCTTGGTCATCAGATCATCTTCTAAGGATGCTGATAAGATGAACCTGCAGATTGCATACAACATGGAGGCACCCAAAGTAATGCTCTCTCAACTCAAGACAAGACTCCCTTCCATCATTTCTACATTCACAATGTTTGCTGACAAGTACCAGATCACAAGCAACATGGGAGAGTTGAAGAACTCTGTTGTTAACCGCATCAGTGAGGCCTATAATGCTGCAATCAACTACGACACTCAAatgagccagctgtcaatcttCTTCAGGAACATCATTGTCCAGTACCAGAAGACTCTCCAGGTATTTCTGGATGCTGTTGTCAAGGTTTTGAGGGAAACCCAGTTCAAACTGCCTGGGTCTGATGAGATGACCACTCTCCCCGAAGCCCTGAAGAAGCTGACCAGCAGCATTGCTGCTATGCTAGATGTGGCCCTCCAGACTATCTATGACAACATGGAGGTCTACTATAACTCCTTTGTTGAGATGATCAGCAGTGTGAAATTGCGCATGCCAGTTGGTGATGCAATCACTGGAGGCCAGATATTGGATCAGGTCAAAACAGCTTTCAGGAACATCTTTGATGAATTGTTGGACTTTGTGAAAAAAATGGAGAGTCTTGACACAATGCTAGAGAACATTGGTGAGACCCTGAAGGCTATTGTTGAGAAATCTCAGGAGTTTGTTGACTCTGTCAAGTCTGACTATTTAGATGCAGTGTTCATCAACATCAATGTCCTCTATGTTAACCTTGTCACAGTCTTAAAGAATGTTGTCGACCAGATCTCTGCCCTAAATATGGAGCAGCTCAACAATTCATTTGAGTACATTATCGACATGTTCATTTATGTAGTGGAACAGTTCAATAACACTGTTTATGGTTTCCTGCAGCAAGCTTCGCTGGAGGCTCAAGCCAACTTGAAAGTTAATGAAGGAAGGCTTGAGATTGACCTTCCACTTTccttccagctgtgaggaatCCTCACAGACTGAGGCCTAAGTCCATATGAAATACTACCATCTGTTCAAAACGCATGCTTGGAAGGAGTATGGACAATTTGCTCTTTAACCATATTTATAACAATGAGTTCAACAGAACCAATCCTTGCATTGTTTATTGTGTACAAACAttgaaaatgtaacattttactGAAACTCACCTTCTTGCAAAGAgtgaaaaacatcaataaattacattaatgcAATCTGTAAATGTCTGATTTCCTTCTTTGTGATTCATTTTTAGAATTCACTTCTAAATTTTCAATAAATGAATGCAACTGTTAAATCAAACTACACAGAGAAGGGTATTGCTTATCATCACAACACAGTTTTCATGAATCTCACTGAGTTAATTTAGTCGTGATtagctcgttcatgtctatttagagcgagcaagcgcgaacccgtggctgactttcgttgatttagcggccacaggtgtcgctgttaacaagcatttctgattcttacaaacagtccctttaagtgggCCTAATTAGCATGACCATCAATACCAGAAATGAAAAGGAGCAAGAATTACCTAAAAAAGTATAGCAAATGTACTTACAGTTCAATGGACGCACACAACAGTCAAACAAAGGCAGTAACACCCTTTGTAGGCTACTTGTCCTTTACTTCTGCTCGACTGCTTCCGGTTCAACAATGGCGGCTTTCTACAGATTAATAAACAAAGGAAGGTGgagttatgtaacattatccCCTAAAATCTactaaatgtgttatttaaggGCTGACATTTAAGGTGTTCTAAACTGTTTGTGTTTTGGCCTTTGGATAATAATCGGATAATCGTTTCAAAACTTTCTAAACTGATGAATAACGATCAGATATTCCAAATTGAATATTAAATCCAGAAGAAAGTCTGTTCCTGGAAGATAGGTATAAATACATCACAACCGGAAGGACATATACGGAaggggatgtagctcagtggtagagcgcatgctttgcatgtatgaggccCCGGGTTCAATCCCCGGCATCTCCAgtggaaattttttttttctgtctaaatCCTGGCCATATGGACTTCTGAAGTAATAGCTTACTCACTTACTGTCTGAAAAGCATAACTTTAACGTACATACATGCATAACAATGTACTTTTGTGTCCGTTAGTATataacacataatagatgtaacacactctgccttttatttactcctctacttcatgttttttttttacatttatcgtttgatattgcaatatattgttattaatgttttattgacacaacaaacatgaattacttctttattgttttcttccatgtatgttctttttaaatatttatatattgtaatttgattAATgcattgtatatatgtatacatatgtttttgtttttattttgttctttttttatttttatttattattgaatcgACGCTTtagcaatattgttcacctgacagtcatgccaataaagcaaattgaattgaattgaaatataGCTCACTATTCAATTGTGACGGAGATCAAAGCTTTGGAAACACCAAGTATATGAAGAGACTGTATTTCATAAAACAGATTCGGGGCTTAAAGTAATTTCAAGAATATATAGAGGACTTCAGGAGGCTGAAATAGCAAGTATTACCTACATGAAACAAAAATGGGAACACGAAACTAATAGCTGCATTCCAGAAGAAGTTTGGTTACAATATTGTGAATTTCAGTGGAAGATATCAAGCTCAACCTTATGGAGAGCGTTTGGCTGGAAGACTGTTAGTAGATTTTTTATTACACCTGCTGAGAATTCTCATCATTCAGGCTCTTCCAGGTAGCTAACCACTATCACCTGTTTTGGGCCTGTCCAAAAGTAAATTATTTTTGGCATAAGATTTACACAGAATTAGTTACTTAAAAACGTTTGTACCAAATATAGTAATTACtatatttggtacaaacatAGTTTTTAAGTGGGACGAACTCCTGTTTGGTCTTCTACTTTCAACATCTAcaaattttaaaacaaaatacgTATTTGGAATATTGAGTGTAGCTGCTAGAAAAGCAATTCCTAAGAAATGGCTCAAACCAGATACCCCATCATTAGAGACCTGGTATGATGtaatttatgaaatatttgtattgGAAAGAATAACTTTCTCAATAAGGCTTCAAGAAACTAAATTTCAGGAAATTTGGAAGGAGTGgaaaaagtatatttccccCAAACGCCcttgtttagtttaatttttctttttttctaaatgtaatttttttaattattattattatttatttgatcttatttcacatgaaaagcaCCCCATGTTCTATCCGTGTGTTTTATATATTCATTGTAAAAAAGTGGAAATGTTGGATCTCTTCATATTTGTATCTATGTTTATGTAAAACcatatacaagaaaaaaaaatgaaaaaagactgTATTTTG
It includes:
- the LOC141756362 gene encoding apolipoprotein B-100-like gives rise to the protein MQVLLDNTSPMQKRIASYLALMKDPQPTELAQLAAALPNEQDKQVKSFVISHITNILSSTEPETQELRQKIQDALQGNEVGPTMDPTKFSRNYKIGSVEGNMIFEGTSYLPKEVMLEMTLKAFGFDIDMMEIGMEGKGFEPTVDALFGENGFFPDTALKTMYFVSDNMPLRVNEILQNILPALKKDRMKRQASQNLMREIGRNLNKLVNEMKTAQSPEAMVYLRLLGNELGYLKTNEMEEMAYSAAMMIDSMFKMFPTDIMKSLMTKADNTIFAHYIFMDNEFFLPTVTGVPLRITMSGTFTPGIKGGLQIARDMSEVTFMPSAGIEFVSQIGTFMPEYVNSGLEMHTNFFHESGLSAKISMERNNVKLTIPAPTSPMKLIKMTNNLVAVTGSEVKTIPPMVMDKVDVSECTPFFAGMKYCTALQYTDAFSQETAPYFPITGDSKFSVELHPTGEVTEYTATVAYELLREGQEGRHKVDSVKFVLRAEGAEPTEARAIMKYNRRKNVITADIQIPDYDVEAGLRLGVVDGNTKGKGTHSISLDLINKNIPQLSLVSRANLKAMKEGMLQVQLLVPSINADATVTANMKRDEELELELKSEIKIMAATSEQKIAMKYDASKFEVEFKSDVNTDTTSLPTADMVEQYGNQLLDMQLGQTDMKVRHIFKKFVEAANSYMEKYGADIPYIQNFRVPDMPEISLPETLFLKNEAKAVYYLNNERFTITIPLLLGGKSTKEFNFPPALTTPSVSLPQFGLEIVSMEIPIPDLVVPKSLTLSIPLFGKAEVSTLMKSNLYDMEASMAAGKDVVEAASYSAKFDVKGTSPLDILSINIEGSGMLATTDSIKAHLKSSLTHKFLEASVSIIEDATITDKINLKSSSKIEAKSPFGLNIALEHTGMTGINTEEISADSNFDGRFTAGPMYGKTISSQSFSIFPFRPEAKIDSSVQVDSTILKAQNTIAATLANGEFSVVSNTNAFEDLLTHVAELSFKESKLSLKCNANALALGMKIRNQAEASAGAGEVVMRMETNADNSENRVYSLLTASLDVTGLAVNSDATVKLLENEATHKATLKMNKDGLTTSGTTTLQSPLSLENTFNAGLDASRATLSITNKAAMRDIKVDNTNTMTITLFSLDFNSKAEATASEYASYTHDITIDLKPYTASANVNNNLNLLEANFINDAQLQAELYKMDLTGNLKAIYGEEEIKHTYQVNYADMTANAKCSTTGKLFGTHTNQNTELEIVGLAARITNDARFNSQPMRFDHTIRCSIVPFDFNLDAIFNADGDMIMYGKHSAQLYGKLLLKAQPLAFASSNECRASVNQQLDNGFALETTFDNKMDTVLSLQEQKTSFRMKSKMNEHAFNQDMSIYNTAERTGIEVSGTILTNMLNADSTENQEFTISSFLKYDKNTDCQIIQFPLIENLPAVLESIKGIVVRVAEALQDYINNEEIRAKLEALPQYVSDFVSQLNLEGNVVQLKEYFNDLTQDYVISMEDVEASLTNLKATVEKLLADLTLYIQNFAGMVKEIIVSGTLPETLIQKIQEQLNAINEQYDIKALVVYVIDTMREMIQQIDLEKLKGSSIAFLSDIDSKYEVKAKLQTIISDMKQIIETFDMQKFVVDLKEYISSINFKAYIEKLVSQIPTDILSDITNYIKGMIQDLDILGKINTFYAKMRELIVKFEADKKVQAVLEKTVELIKLFKIEESIRAVANMVKDADIPTKFLQVFQGAIDYLKTTEVKDMIDDLNKYIETIVQKLRSLEYNNVVDYANQIIAEYTVNVNELIRTLEIPQKLEATRDFVNLVLSSVKGLMENLREIKVAEMIKSVKDIIDTVVLDNLKSFAEFIKQGITNLDVKAEINSYLGLVSSCYTKVINIVTDIFTNTVEMIKSLAPEQKFISEIQQIIEGLIMQLKKVELNTPSFNIPLTDLVVPTVKFSMDKLEQFEIPTQLDIPEFTILGSYTVNAITISFDDIKQRIIELLDFIGNFEIKMLDVDAFFGDLTMNYLPSMPEMTFPEITLPEISFPTIPQVPVEKLVKSLQVPEITLPTIPNQIMIPCFGKLYGEIKLQTPIYTVKTSAEFQNSTDNEMTPQFTGFLTSQATSPSFEILNYKLDSTARIAIPKMSRVVLAETLKFNHLALGVEHQASVTLYGISAQAQGKTTIKVISTPYTADFMNTAFLTNEEGMSASFDTTYNHQVDLSIVNFRSEATVTQKVSALQDGYTLTLTVDNSGTGKFNADDGTHKSNLQLSLTPSIMTLTVSGDTDSPILKMKQQITAESGTLSYFKFNIRNEAETPVIKNSLVVATGHANLYDMKAELKASHDTELYGSVSGVLSNGISIVVRPVEFVIEFQNKGNGKVTIFESLIAKIDLQNDYSATFKPTSQQINTVAVARLNQYKMFYNFTVDNNEKEASIFAKMESEANLDFLTYPFSIPEINLPFVDFNTPAISDLNLYEQTGLKNILTTTEQSVDMDAKIVYQKSQAAPLVDMMGLIQIPSVGNLITELSVKSAIINLSVNSGLYADDDLVFRLGAITASVFEGLKAKLDGTTSLTTKRGIKLANSLSLENRHIEGTHDSTLSMSTETFETSVSVATVAKIALPILNLEVNQNLVADTKTKANAVSTLRMKGDFNLPVIMAVGKADADHSLKLEGSLEDVSMESSTKANMDGTVLEDYLLLGVLDNDMNLYLNKDGLRSTSKVIADAKLNQGTTKVIGMDVNENLAVEASLSRVYAVLKYTGNNEANLFNFNTNGKHVVQATIDLAPTSSLTADIEIDISQPSSLGDFTIFEKTVAEVNAAKQKISTNGKFVSPLHTTNLAVVVDSDAPGFKVTFKSSATSVIVLFEYDMDASTTVNFENEALNMVSKAVLTHADMTIDVNHVITQALRRKRQADDGYSRHTLNVDITSPTFTDANARYAARRDGITTSLSTPSTGFLGLQVNGRVPSQMMARVYGRYPSAPEVDVDILVIRSSSKDADKMNLQIAYNMEAPKVMLSQLKTRLPSIISTFTMFADKYQITSNMGELKNSVVNRISEAYNAAINYDTQMSQLSIFFRNIIVQYQKTLQVFLDAVVKVLRETQFKLPGSDEMTTLPEALKKLTSSIAAMLDVALQTIYDNMEVYYNSFVEMISSVKLRMPVGDAITGGQILDQVKTAFRNIFDELLDFVKKMESLDTMLENIGETLKAIVEKSQEFVDSVKSDYLDAVFININVLYVNLVTVLKNVVDQISALNMEQLNNSFEYIIDMFIYVVEQFNNTVYGFLQQASLEAQANLKVNEGRLEIDLPLSFQL